One window of Catonella massiliensis genomic DNA carries:
- a CDS encoding response regulator transcription factor encodes MRLLIIDDDKDLLKLLKLTFEKEYEVDTAPLAKSVKPEVLDKYDLIILDVMMEEMSGFDFLAKYRSLVDAPIILLTAKDFENDKLEGLALGADDYLTKPFSLAEIRARIAAHIRREKRERHSRLVDYPISCDLLSKKIFCGDMVVELTNSEYEICELLLKNRNSVFSKEKIYTTIYGYDAEGDNSTTITERVKLIRSKFGKYNIDPIKTIWGVGYQWEIKEV; translated from the coding sequence ATGAGACTTCTGATAATTGATGATGATAAGGATTTGCTAAAGCTCCTTAAGCTGACTTTTGAAAAGGAATATGAAGTTGATACCGCTCCTCTGGCAAAGTCTGTGAAGCCTGAAGTGCTTGATAAGTATGACCTTATTATTCTTGATGTTATGATGGAGGAAATGAGCGGCTTTGACTTCCTTGCAAAATACAGGAGCCTTGTAGACGCCCCCATTATCCTGCTTACAGCAAAGGATTTTGAAAATGATAAGCTTGAGGGGCTTGCCCTGGGCGCAGATGATTACCTTACAAAGCCTTTTTCTCTGGCTGAAATCAGAGCAAGGATAGCCGCCCATATAAGGCGTGAAAAGAGGGAAAGACACTCAAGGCTCGTGGATTATCCTATATCCTGCGATTTGCTTTCTAAGAAAATCTTTTGCGGCGATATGGTAGTTGAGCTTACAAACAGCGAATATGAAATCTGCGAGCTCCTCTTAAAGAATAGAAACTCTGTATTTTCAAAAGAGAAAATCTATACTACAATTTATGGTTATGATGCAGAGGGCGACAACTCTACTACCATAACCGAGAGAGTCAAGCTGATAAGAAGTAAATTTGGTAAATATAACATAGATCCGATTAAAACTATATGGGGAGTGGGTTATCAATGGGAAATAAAAGAAGTTTAA
- a CDS encoding metallophosphoesterase, with the protein MLDKEIKRIISQLEKNELSITEVPDELKLNKDILIAERKLGLRREGNRGYDAIHGYFFVEVELVCYDDLDEPDTCSNTITFETIEEYFNYLDGDIYERACYKFCDLGKFGTFLGDNNIDIERLKKRETFLNNTIDSFVFEPSEEELDEYEECERNKKLIKNWIKKFNICKLGKELLDTEDKFRKSKLYYFIDMDFFIFCYIFQDINSEERFNAIMEYVCTGVSNHDMIVRALCSIYGAKRVLEKYAYSYGTKQTRDKHKRRLKQYINILTMDKIHFEERNYFDNNTHYYCKEVNGYEDGSKFPAVTYQRYFETFEEFISFNQGSLRNTDISGAIKLNIDFSIYEADDTTKLPILSSDNLISELSKHYIDGEFKVCKEWKTAEGQQVKIDTFTTRYFFDFVYFLQGDLSNSFLLYCDGLENIHDYEQINFAGSKMKSNLCEKFGVIYDKVELKTSLIESFDIIKNNEEESTNLLAEDCSMHSLMLDEGDKSKNQRISYITDIHLMHRLQNAKCKSKEDAQYVIQKIVDTIISESESILLIGGDISSDYWIFEVFVELLREGIDRRGLRKIDIIFTLGNHELWGFPGKSVEEIVSIYRKVIESNGMHLLHNELIYKNSEGEFCTISYDRINSLTIDELKEELLRTRLVFFGGLGFSGYNKNFNAEQGIYRDILNRNEEISESIKLEKLYNRVVPAMIDKNTIILTHTPKKDWSLDLSLQDNFVYISGHTHRNEFYDDGVYRCYKDNQIGYSNNNPHLKSFSINCEYDCFENYDDGIYEITRSQYQDFYRGKNIEMSFEREIYKLYMLKKNDYYCFIHKAQSGSLTILNGGVMKGLKRKDIEYYYANMDKMVSHIREPLDKYMSVMNVISQEVRKIGGSGTIHGCIVDIDWENHIYVNPIDLTISGYFAWDMVNKLVYPNLPALLEANCPKIYENYLKLIGEDKSNTLVPIERKDEVDCIPVEYLSTDIYGASREIRKMQRLYSNIISFWHEMGDLRGEELIDTKKGNSIDM; encoded by the coding sequence ATGTTAGATAAAGAGATTAAGAGAATAATTAGTCAACTAGAAAAAAACGAGTTAAGTATTACTGAAGTTCCTGATGAGCTAAAGTTAAATAAAGATATTCTTATTGCCGAGCGTAAACTTGGACTGAGAAGAGAAGGAAATAGAGGTTATGATGCTATTCATGGATATTTTTTTGTAGAAGTAGAGTTAGTATGTTATGATGATTTAGATGAACCAGATACATGTTCAAATACAATTACCTTTGAAACAATTGAGGAATATTTCAATTATCTCGACGGTGATATTTATGAAAGGGCATGTTATAAATTTTGTGATTTAGGTAAGTTTGGTACTTTTTTAGGTGATAACAACATAGATATAGAACGTCTAAAAAAGAGAGAAACATTTTTAAATAATACTATTGATAGTTTTGTTTTTGAGCCTTCAGAAGAAGAACTAGATGAGTATGAAGAGTGTGAGCGTAATAAAAAATTAATAAAGAATTGGATAAAAAAATTTAATATTTGTAAATTAGGGAAGGAACTATTAGACACGGAAGACAAATTTAGAAAGTCTAAATTATACTATTTTATAGATATGGATTTCTTTATTTTTTGTTATATTTTTCAAGATATAAATAGTGAAGAGAGATTTAATGCAATAATGGAATATGTGTGCACAGGAGTATCCAACCATGATATGATTGTAAGGGCATTATGCTCAATATATGGGGCTAAAAGAGTGCTTGAAAAATATGCTTATTCATATGGGACAAAGCAAACTCGAGATAAGCATAAACGCAGATTAAAGCAGTATATAAATATATTGACAATGGATAAAATACATTTTGAAGAGAGAAATTATTTTGACAATAATACACACTATTACTGCAAGGAAGTTAATGGATACGAGGATGGAAGCAAATTTCCAGCAGTTACATACCAACGATACTTTGAAACATTTGAGGAATTTATTAGCTTTAATCAAGGAAGTTTAAGGAATACAGATATTTCTGGGGCAATTAAATTGAATATAGACTTTTCAATATATGAAGCAGATGACACCACAAAATTGCCGATTTTATCATCAGATAATCTTATAAGTGAATTATCAAAGCATTATATAGATGGAGAGTTTAAAGTTTGTAAAGAATGGAAGACAGCAGAAGGCCAACAGGTAAAAATAGATACGTTTACAACACGTTACTTTTTTGATTTTGTATATTTTCTTCAAGGAGATTTATCGAATTCATTTCTCTTGTACTGTGATGGACTTGAGAATATACATGACTATGAACAGATAAATTTCGCTGGCTCAAAAATGAAAAGTAATCTTTGTGAAAAATTTGGAGTAATATACGATAAGGTTGAATTGAAAACATCGCTCATTGAATCATTTGATATAATTAAAAATAATGAAGAAGAATCTACTAATCTTTTAGCTGAAGATTGTAGTATGCATAGCTTGATGTTAGATGAAGGTGATAAAAGTAAAAATCAAAGAATAAGCTATATTACAGATATTCATTTAATGCATAGACTTCAAAATGCTAAATGTAAATCAAAAGAGGACGCACAATATGTTATTCAAAAAATCGTAGATACCATTATATCCGAGTCAGAAAGTATATTACTTATTGGGGGAGATATTTCGTCAGATTATTGGATATTTGAAGTTTTTGTTGAACTATTAAGAGAGGGAATTGATAGACGAGGACTTCGTAAAATAGATATCATCTTTACATTAGGTAATCATGAATTATGGGGATTTCCTGGTAAGAGTGTTGAAGAAATAGTTTCGATTTATAGAAAAGTTATTGAGAGCAACGGAATGCACCTACTTCATAACGAATTAATATACAAAAACTCAGAGGGAGAATTTTGTACTATTTCGTATGACAGGATAAATTCATTAACTATAGATGAATTAAAAGAAGAGCTACTAAGAACAAGACTTGTGTTTTTTGGGGGATTGGGATTTTCAGGATATAATAAAAATTTCAACGCTGAGCAAGGTATTTATCGTGATATATTGAATAGGAATGAAGAGATATCTGAGAGTATTAAATTGGAAAAGTTGTACAACAGAGTTGTTCCTGCAATGATTGATAAAAACACTATTATATTAACGCATACACCCAAAAAAGATTGGTCTTTAGATTTATCTCTTCAAGATAATTTTGTGTATATAAGTGGTCATACACATAGAAATGAGTTTTACGATGATGGAGTGTATAGGTGTTATAAAGATAATCAGATTGGCTACAGTAATAATAATCCACATTTGAAAAGCTTTTCTATAAATTGTGAGTATGATTGTTTTGAGAATTATGACGACGGAATATATGAAATAACAAGATCTCAATATCAAGATTTTTATCGTGGAAAGAATATAGAGATGAGCTTTGAACGTGAAATATATAAGTTATATATGTTAAAGAAAAATGACTACTATTGTTTCATTCACAAAGCGCAAAGTGGATCGCTTACAATACTAAATGGTGGGGTTATGAAAGGATTGAAGAGAAAAGATATAGAATATTATTATGCAAATATGGATAAAATGGTTTCTCATATTAGAGAACCTCTTGACAAGTATATGAGTGTAATGAATGTGATATCGCAAGAAGTAAGGAAAATTGGTGGTTCTGGAACGATTCATGGATGCATAGTGGATATTGATTGGGAGAATCATATTTATGTAAACCCAATTGATTTGACAATATCAGGTTACTTTGCTTGGGATATGGTAAATAAATTAGTTTATCCTAATTTACCAGCACTATTAGAAGCAAACTGTCCTAAGATATATGAGAATTATCTTAAACTGATTGGAGAAGATAAAAGTAACACGTTAGTACCAATAGAGAGAAAAGACGAAGTTGATTGTATTCCGGTTGAGTATTTGAGTACAGATATTTATGGAGCATCAAGGGAGATAAGAAAAATGCAAAGATTATATTCAAATATAATAAGCTTTTGGCATGAAATGGGGGATTTGAGAGGAGAAGAGTTAATTGATACAAAAAAAGGAAATTCAATTGATATGTAG
- a CDS encoding prolyl-tRNA synthetase associated domain-containing protein, giving the protein MFYVSEVKTEAPKVFESELQQKIYETFAGLDIHFERVDNDPAITMEDCVLINERLDMKTVKTLFLCNRQKTNFYLFVTLDGKPFVTKDFSSALGISRVSFASEELLFSMLGTKIGATTVLSSIIDTENKVRIIFDIEMLKNEWYGCTDGTTTSYMKLKTSDVLEKYLPFTKHEITVIEV; this is encoded by the coding sequence ATGTTTTATGTGAGTGAAGTAAAAACTGAGGCTCCAAAAGTATTTGAAAGTGAGCTTCAGCAAAAGATTTATGAGACATTTGCAGGCCTTGATATTCACTTTGAGAGGGTGGACAATGACCCTGCTATCACAATGGAGGACTGCGTTCTAATCAATGAGAGACTTGACATGAAGACAGTTAAAACCCTGTTTTTATGCAATAGGCAGAAGACTAACTTCTATCTCTTTGTAACCCTTGACGGCAAGCCTTTTGTAACTAAGGATTTTAGCTCTGCACTTGGAATATCAAGGGTTTCATTTGCATCGGAGGAGCTGCTCTTTAGTATGCTTGGCACGAAGATTGGGGCTACAACGGTGCTTAGCAGTATTATTGACACAGAAAATAAGGTAAGGATTATATTTGATATAGAGATGCTTAAAAATGAGTGGTATGGCTGTACCGACGGCACTACAACAAGTTATATGAAGCTTAAAACTTCAGATGTTTTGGAGAAATACCTGCCTTTTACAAAGCATGAGATAACAGTGATTGAGGTGTAG
- a CDS encoding YjjG family noncanonical pyrimidine nucleotidase, giving the protein MSKYKYLLWDIDGTILNFEKAEKRAIRTLFEKFNLGECTDEMLSCYIQINKKYWKLLECGEMEKERILVERFVEFFEKEGIRTDAAAEFNKAYQLALGDTIAFNDDALDIIKAQKKNYQIIIVTNGTAIAQKKKLERSGLDKIADNIFISELVGYEKPSIHFFERVIAKAGIDDISQAVIIGDSLTSDIQGGVNAGIDTCWYNPKEEINDTNLKPTYIIKNLHELCEIV; this is encoded by the coding sequence ATGTCAAAATATAAATATTTGCTGTGGGATATAGATGGCACCATACTTAACTTTGAGAAAGCAGAGAAGAGGGCGATAAGGACTTTGTTTGAGAAGTTTAACCTCGGTGAGTGTACGGATGAAATGCTATCCTGCTATATCCAAATAAACAAGAAATACTGGAAACTCTTAGAATGCGGCGAGATGGAAAAGGAGAGGATTCTGGTAGAGAGGTTTGTGGAATTCTTTGAAAAAGAGGGAATAAGGACTGATGCTGCCGCTGAATTTAACAAGGCATATCAGCTTGCCCTCGGAGATACTATAGCATTTAATGATGATGCCCTTGATATAATAAAGGCTCAGAAGAAGAATTATCAAATTATCATTGTGACCAATGGGACTGCCATTGCACAGAAAAAGAAGTTAGAGCGTTCAGGTCTTGATAAAATAGCTGATAATATTTTTATTTCAGAACTTGTAGGCTATGAAAAGCCTAGCATTCATTTTTTTGAGAGGGTAATAGCTAAGGCAGGAATAGATGATATAAGTCAGGCGGTTATTATAGGGGATTCGCTTACAAGTGATATACAGGGTGGTGTTAATGCAGGCATTGACACCTGTTGGTACAACCCTAAGGAAGAAATAAATGATACCAATCTTAAGCCAACTTATATAATCAAAAATTTGCACGAGCTTTGTGAGATAGTATAG
- a CDS encoding ABC-2 family transporter permease, which produces MLNILVSYFKRTKRTPVRVVVFLCPLLFSFIFTAYLQTSALLRGKEITSFYAVFTILACFSISFFVPMLYDIDKKAGNYANDLRCGIGRIKLFLTRFFFILLLVVAIELVASLPLLTFLLLRGITVSSIHFILCASICPVTFMCLIPIYQFVSLKYSYSGSILVGAISTLTAILLGTTDLGAGIWYFCPFVYPVKLIFGYIRRQFTPTEVLLFLALALFIALVALPLLCFWYNNWDGTTKMEE; this is translated from the coding sequence ATGCTTAATATTTTAGTCTCCTACTTTAAGAGAACCAAAAGGACTCCTGTCAGGGTGGTGGTATTTCTCTGCCCCCTGCTGTTTTCCTTTATTTTCACCGCCTACCTGCAGACCTCAGCCCTCTTAAGAGGAAAGGAAATCACATCATTTTATGCTGTATTTACCATACTTGCCTGCTTTTCAATCAGCTTCTTTGTACCAATGCTGTATGACATTGACAAAAAGGCAGGAAACTATGCCAATGACTTAAGGTGCGGTATTGGCAGGATTAAGCTATTTCTTACCAGATTTTTCTTTATCCTCCTGCTTGTAGTAGCAATCGAGCTAGTTGCCAGCCTGCCTCTTTTGACATTTTTATTACTTAGGGGTATAACTGTTTCTAGCATCCATTTTATCCTGTGTGCGAGCATTTGTCCGGTAACTTTTATGTGCCTTATCCCCATTTATCAGTTCGTTAGCCTCAAATACAGCTACTCCGGAAGCATACTTGTGGGAGCCATTTCTACACTCACAGCCATTCTTCTTGGAACAACGGACTTGGGAGCGGGTATCTGGTATTTTTGCCCCTTTGTCTATCCTGTTAAGCTGATTTTTGGGTATATAAGGAGGCAATTTACACCGACAGAGGTACTGCTTTTTCTTGCCTTAGCCCTTTTTATAGCCTTAGTGGCTTTACCTCTGCTTTGTTTTTGGTATAATAATTGGGACGGTACTACTAAGATGGAGGAATGA
- a CDS encoding ABC transporter permease, with amino-acid sequence MMINMIKAEFIKEKRGANFKLIFIVPVVFVVFNLLMVSLMGQSPEGKSYILATSFNWYPVMILPIVLSLLAVNIMGKEKQEHLGRDNSLNLSIGKMIIAKNIVVFSELFAILFISSLLIYIVGKMILGETIFIHTLIIATLCLFVGSLPIATLSLLIYRLFNKRLPVILINFLFTFPSAVIAVTNYWEFFPWAYNLRILSPIIGVHPNGTFLNPDSPMMEIGAVYTGLLISVAVWLVTDILILIKERRKTHA; translated from the coding sequence ATGATGATTAATATGATTAAAGCGGAATTTATCAAGGAAAAAAGAGGGGCAAATTTCAAGCTTATATTCATTGTACCTGTGGTGTTTGTAGTATTTAACCTGCTTATGGTAAGCCTTATGGGACAAAGCCCTGAAGGAAAAAGTTATATCTTAGCTACATCATTTAACTGGTATCCTGTTATGATTCTGCCTATTGTCCTAAGCCTTTTAGCTGTAAATATTATGGGAAAAGAAAAGCAAGAGCATCTTGGGAGGGATAACAGCCTGAATCTAAGCATAGGCAAGATGATAATAGCTAAGAATATCGTAGTTTTTTCAGAGCTTTTTGCCATACTTTTTATCTCATCTTTACTCATATATATCGTGGGGAAGATGATACTTGGCGAAACAATCTTCATTCACACGCTTATTATAGCTACACTTTGTCTATTTGTTGGAAGCCTGCCCATTGCCACCTTATCTCTTCTTATATACAGGCTGTTTAACAAAAGGCTTCCCGTTATTTTAATCAACTTCCTGTTCACCTTTCCATCTGCGGTAATTGCAGTTACTAACTACTGGGAGTTCTTTCCCTGGGCTTACAACCTTCGTATACTAAGCCCCATTATAGGAGTACATCCAAACGGCACCTTCCTTAACCCGGATTCTCCTATGATGGAAATAGGAGCGGTTTACACAGGTTTATTAATCAGCGTTGCTGTTTGGCTGGTCACAGATATATTGATTTTAATTAAAGAAAGAAGAAAAACCCATGCTTAA
- a CDS encoding sensor histidine kinase gives MGNKRSLTYLVWKYAALELAYTFGVIILFFAGLSLLAVNGIIYPANYASSNASIIEKEFNGGSLKVSDIPFYYDYLYMENGRVIQDTIGDNYKAEVEMALKTGSSATNTIIGAKYFKAYTKGGKTLVIKYRVSAIFAIEGLYKLVNNFESLYILITLFIWMVGFVLLIIRLSRLLRREIKKIASANENIKKMDLDYTRESSKYREIDGVLTSIDVLANNLKVSLNRQWDIQNAQKELIDSVVHDIRTPITLIKGNFELLQEENPDLSSERFADITNGMTRLESYIRKLTNFSYLIEGKKDTVSESVIDYWIDVISAICRANEFNVNIAQRNSSEVKLDKEAIAVALQNIVNNSVEHSSKGSDISVAFNDTVTQFEIVIRDEGNGFDESLIPVLTEKFISSKETDETSKHGIGLSIVKRIVTANDGDLYLKNYSDTKSGAEVKMVFRKNLS, from the coding sequence ATGGGAAATAAAAGAAGTTTAACATATTTAGTCTGGAAATATGCGGCTCTTGAGCTTGCCTATACCTTTGGAGTTATTATACTTTTCTTTGCAGGCCTTAGTTTACTTGCAGTTAACGGTATCATCTATCCTGCCAACTATGCAAGTTCAAATGCCTCCATCATCGAAAAAGAGTTTAACGGGGGCAGCCTGAAGGTGAGTGATATCCCGTTTTATTATGATTATCTGTATATGGAAAATGGCAGAGTAATACAGGATACCATAGGAGATAATTATAAGGCAGAGGTAGAAATGGCCTTAAAAACAGGCTCCTCAGCCACCAATACGATAATAGGAGCCAAGTATTTTAAGGCTTATACAAAGGGCGGTAAAACTCTGGTAATAAAATACCGTGTCAGTGCAATATTTGCAATAGAAGGCCTGTACAAGCTTGTGAACAACTTTGAAAGCCTCTACATCCTTATCACCCTGTTTATATGGATGGTTGGCTTTGTACTGCTGATTATAAGGCTGTCTAGGCTGTTAAGAAGAGAAATTAAAAAGATTGCCTCTGCCAATGAGAATATTAAAAAGATGGATTTAGATTACACAAGGGAGTCCTCTAAATACAGGGAAATAGACGGTGTGCTGACCTCCATTGATGTACTTGCAAATAATCTGAAAGTCTCACTTAACAGACAGTGGGATATACAAAATGCTCAAAAAGAGCTGATAGACTCAGTTGTACATGACATCCGCACCCCTATCACCCTAATAAAGGGTAATTTTGAGCTTTTACAGGAGGAAAACCCTGACCTTTCATCTGAGAGGTTTGCAGATATTACAAATGGTATGACAAGGCTTGAAAGCTATATTCGTAAGCTAACGAACTTTTCATATCTAATAGAGGGTAAGAAGGATACAGTAAGCGAGAGCGTTATTGATTACTGGATAGATGTAATTTCAGCCATATGCAGGGCAAATGAGTTTAATGTGAATATAGCGCAAAGGAACTCTTCAGAGGTGAAGCTTGATAAGGAAGCAATAGCCGTAGCTTTGCAAAACATCGTAAACAACTCTGTCGAACATTCCTCAAAGGGCAGCGATATTTCAGTTGCATTTAACGACACTGTAACTCAGTTTGAAATAGTTATAAGGGATGAAGGAAATGGCTTTGATGAGAGCCTAATCCCTGTACTTACCGAAAAATTCATATCAAGCAAGGAGACTGATGAGACTTCAAAACACGGTATCGGTCTGTCAATCGTAAAAAGGATAGTTACTGCAAATGATGGAGATTTGTACTTAAAGAATTATTCAGATACAAAAAGCGGCGCCGAGGTAAAAATGGTTTTTAGGAAAAATCTAAGTTAA
- a CDS encoding lantibiotic protection ABC transporter ATP-binding subunit gives MSIMLETKGLTKKYKHQTALNNVSIQVEKGSVYGLLGPNGAGKSTLLKLITRMIPKSSGSIFFEGHELNTNDLLKIGAIIETPAIYLNLTAYENLEVLTTLLNIDKSRINEVLSLVGLENNSKKIAKEFSLGMKQRLGIAMALIGSPSLLILDEPTNGLDPLGIQELRELIKSLAGQGITIILSSHILSEVWQVADRIGIINKGHLSYEGENHTDSNTLEALFMEIIKKDVSNDD, from the coding sequence ATGAGTATAATGCTTGAAACAAAGGGGCTTACCAAAAAGTACAAACATCAAACAGCCCTTAACAATGTATCTATTCAGGTGGAAAAAGGCAGTGTTTACGGTCTGCTTGGTCCAAACGGAGCCGGCAAGTCCACACTCTTAAAGCTGATAACGAGGATGATTCCTAAAAGCTCTGGCAGTATTTTCTTTGAAGGACACGAGCTAAATACTAACGACTTACTTAAAATAGGTGCAATAATCGAAACTCCTGCAATTTACCTAAACTTAACTGCTTACGAGAATTTGGAAGTTCTTACTACCCTGCTAAACATCGATAAATCAAGGATTAACGAGGTTCTGAGTCTGGTCGGCTTAGAAAATAACAGTAAGAAAATAGCAAAGGAATTTTCTTTGGGAATGAAGCAAAGGCTTGGTATCGCTATGGCACTAATAGGCTCCCCATCCCTCCTCATCCTGGATGAGCCTACCAACGGACTTGACCCCCTTGGCATACAGGAGCTTAGAGAACTCATCAAATCTCTAGCCGGGCAGGGAATTACAATCATTTTATCAAGCCATATTTTGAGTGAAGTCTGGCAGGTAGCAGACAGAATCGGAATAATCAACAAAGGGCATCTAAGCTATGAGGGTGAGAATCACACAGACAGCAATACCTTAGAAGCTTTATTTATGGAAATTATAAAAAAGGATGTGAGTAATGATGATTAA